DNA sequence from the Oncorhynchus clarkii lewisi isolate Uvic-CL-2024 chromosome 24, UVic_Ocla_1.0, whole genome shotgun sequence genome:
tagtaatgagactatatacagggggtacaggttagtaatgagactatatacagggttacaggttagtaatgagactatatacaggggtaccggtacagagtcaatgtgcaggggcacaggttagtaatgagactatatacagggggtacaggttagtaatgagactatattcaggggtacaggttagtaatgagactaaaaacaggggtacaggttagtaatgagactatatacaggggtaccggtacagagtcaatgtgcaggggcacaggttagtaatgagactatatacagggggtacaggttagtaatgagactatatacagggttacaggttagtaatgagactatagacaggggtacaggttagtaatgagactatatacaggggtacaggttagtaatgagactatatacagggggtacaggttagtaatgaggctatatacagggggtacaggttagtaatgaggcaatatacagggggtacaggttagtaatgagactatatacaggggtacaggttagtaatgagactatatacaggggtacaggttagtaatgagactatatacaggggtacaggttagtaatgagactatatacaaggggtacaggtcagtaatgagactatatacaggagtacaggttagtaatgagactatatataGGGGTACAGGtcagtaatgagactatatacagtggtacaggttagtaatgagactatatacaggggtacaggttagtaatgagactatatacagagggtacaggttagtaatgagactatatacaaggggtacaggttagtaatgagactgtatacaggggtacaggttagtaatgagactatttacaggggtacaggttagtaatgagactatatacagggggtacaggttagtaatgagactatatacagggggtacaggttagtaatgagactatagacaggggtacaggtttgtaatgagactatatacaggggtacaggttagtaatgagactatatacagggggtacaggttagtaatgaggctatatacagggggtacaggttagtaatgaggctatatacaggggtacaggttagtaatgagactatatacaggggtacaggttagtaatgagactatatacaaggggtacaggtcagtaatgagactatatacaggggtacaggttagtaatgagactatatacaggggtacaggtcagtaatgagactatatacaggggtacaggttagtaatgagactatatacagggctacaggttagtaatgagactatatacagggggtacaggttagtaatgagactatatacaaggggtacaggttagtaatgagactgtatacaggggtacaggttagtaatgagactatatacaggggtacaggttagtaatgagactatatacaaggggtacaggttagtaatgagactatatacaaggggtacaggttagtaatgagactgtatacaggggtacaggttagtaatgagactatatacagggggtacaggttagtaatgagactatatacagtgccttgcgaaagtattcggcccccttgaactttgcgaacttttgccacatttcaggcttcaaacataaagatataaaactgtatttttttgtgaagaatcaacaacaagtgggacacaatcatgaagtggaacggcatttattggatatttcaaacttttttaacaaatcaaaaactgaacaattgggcgtgcaaaattattcagcccccttaagttaatactttgtagcgccaccttttgctgcgattacagctgtaagtcgcttggggtatgtctctatcagttttgcacatcgagagactgacattttttcccattcctccttgcaaaacagctcgagctcagtgaggttggatggagagcatttgtgaacagcagttttcagttctttccacagattctcgattggattcaggtctggactttgacttggccattctaacacctggatatgtttatttttgaaccattccattgtagattttgctttatgttttggatcattgtcttgttggaagacaaatctccgtcccagtctcaggtcttttgcagactccatcaggttttcttccagaatggtcctgtatttggctccatccatcttcccatcaattttaaccatcttccctgtccctgctgaagaaaagcaggcccaaaccatgatgctgccaccaccatgtttgacagtggggatggtgtgttcagctgtgttgcttttacgtcaaacataacgttttgcattgttgcgaaaaaatttcaattttggtttcatctgaccagaccaccttcttccacatgtttggtgtctcccaggtggcttgtggcaaactttaaacgacactttttatggatatctttaagaaatggctttcttcttgccactcttgtataaaggccagatttgtgcaatatacgactgattgttgtcctatggacagagtctcccacctcagctgtagatctctgcagttcatccagagtgatcatgggcctcttggctgcatctctgatcagtcttctccttgtatgagctgaaagtttagagggacggccaggtcttggtagatttgcagtggtctgatactccttccatttcaatattatcgcttgcacagtgctccttgggatgtttaaagcttgggaaatctttttgtatccaaatccggctttaaacttcttcacaacagtatctcggacctgcctggtgtgttccttattcttcatgatgctctctgcgcttttaacggacctctgagactatcacagtgcaggtgcatttatacggagacttgattacacacaggtggattgtatttatcatcattagtcatttaggtcaacattggatcattcagagatcctcactgaacttctggagagagtttgctgcactgaaagtaaaggggctgaataattttgcacgcccaatttttcagtttttgatttgttaaaaaagtttgaaatatccaataaatgtcgttccacttcatgattgtgtcccacttgttgttgattcttcacaaaaaaatacagttttatatctttatgtttgaagcctgaaatgtggcaaaaggtcgcaaagtttaagggggccgaatactttcgcaaggcactgtacaaggggtacaggttagtaatgagactgtatacaggggtacaggttagtaatgagactatatacagggggtacaggttagtaatgagactatatacagggggtacaggttagtaatgagactatatacaggggcaccggttagtcgaggtaattgaggtaatatgtacatgtaggtagagttattaaagtgactatgcatagataataaacagtagttcATGTTGTCAAACAGTAACTCTTTTCACATGAAAACAGTTGATTTTTGTTAATAGGATTCAATTATTATCTTGAGGGAAAACAGAAACCTCAGCTATTCAATGAGCTATTCTATTCATTTGTCTAAAATGGGGAAACGCTTCTATTTTCTCTCGCCGATCCATCATGAAAAGTAACATTTTTCCTCACAGATTTCAAGATGCGTTATGAGAACATTGTTCCACAGCTCCAAAGGCTAAACgtttgtcccaaatggtacccttttcTCTACTAGGACCCCACAgagatctggtctaaagtagtgcactatatagggaactgtGTGGCATTGGGGACACAGCCCCATTGCGCTGCTGCAACACAAGAATGGCTTTGTCACCCGTCAGACAATGTATGGTGTTGTTGAGGAAAAATCTAACCACACAAAACTAGCTACATGATCTACAGCCCCCCTTTAATTACCCAGCATGCACCATTCTCCTCCACTAAATGAGGCCTTTGTTTTCTTGTACCTCTGTTTTTTGACCTCTACACTTTGTCCTCACATGAACAGTCCCTTTAAAGTATATCTGATTGTCAATCTCCTCATCTCTGTGACTTGCTGTGTCACTTGTTGTCCTGTTTTGTGAATAGAGGTGATAATGGGAGCCATTTTGTGCCTTGTGTTTCTTGCAGAGGTTCCTGCTGTGAGGCTGATGGTGAAACTGGTGTTCCTGCTGTGAGGCTGACATGGGGAAACTGGTGTTCCTGCTGTGAGGCTGATGGTGAAACTGGTGTTCCTGCTGTGAGGCTGACATGGGGAAACTGGTGTTCCTGCTGTGAGGCTGATGGTGAAACTGGTGTTCCTGCTGTGAGGCTGATGGGGAAACTGGTGTTCCTCCTGTGAGGCTGATGGTGAAACTGGTGTTCCTGCTGTGAGGCTGATGGTGAAACTGGTGTTCCTGCTGTGAGGCTGATGGGGAAACTGGTGTTCCTGCTGTGAGGCTGATGTGGTGAAACTGGTGTTCCTGCTGTGAGGCTGATGGTGAAACTGGTGTTCCTGCTGTGAGGCTGATGGTGAAACTGGTGTTCCTGCTGTGAGGCTGATGGTGAAACTGGTGTTCCTGCTGTGAGGCTGATGGTGAAACTGGTGTTCCTGCTGTGAGGCTGATGGGGAAACTGGTGTTCCTGCTGTGAGGCTGACATGGGGAAAGTGGTGTTCCTGCTGTGAGGCTGATGGGGAAACTGGTGTTCCTGCTGTGAGGCTGATGGTGAAACTGGTGTTCCTGCTGTGAGGCTGATGGTGAAACTGGTGTTCCTGCTGTGAGGCTGATGGGGAAACTGGTGTTCCTGCTGTGAGGCTGACATGGGGAAAGTGGTGTTCCTGCTGTGAGGCTGATGGGGAAACTGGTGTTCCTGCTGTGAGGCTGATGGTGAAACTGGTGTTCCTGCTGTGAGGCTGATGGTGAAACTGGTGTTCCTGCTGTGAGGCTGATGGGGAAACTGGTGTTCCTGCTGTGAGGCTGATGTGGTGAAACTGGTGTTCCTGTTGTGAGGCTGATGGTGAAACTGGTGTTCCTGCTGTGAGGCTGATGGTGAAACTGGTGTTCCTGCTGTGAGGCTGATGGTGAAACTGGTGTTCCTGCTGTGAGGCTGACATGGGGAAAGTGGTGTTCCTGCTGTGAGGCTGATGGTGAAACTGGTGTTCCTGCTGTGAGGCTGATGGTGAAAGTGGTGTTCCTGCTGTGAGGCTGATGGTGAAACTGGTGTTCCTGCTGTCAGGCTGATGGTGAAAGTGGTGTACGCGTGGCTCCACCATCTTGGACTCTGATTTAGACTTGTAGTACTGAAGCAACAATTATGGCTCAGTGTCAGTCTTACCAAAAATGCAATAGTTCATTTTAAATTAAATTGaaatgttacttttatttatttatacaatgGTTATAAACCTTCAATCATTTTAAAGACGTTTATAATGCCATTAAACTtgtttagtgcaggttgttttTATTTCATATTGTGCCATTTTGCATTTAATTTCTGTTACATTGTTGAAAATGTATTCTGACCTCAATGACAGACTGAGTATGATGTATTCCGTGTATTCTTCCTGGGTATTTCCTAAAGGACGATTTTATCATGTAAATAATGTGCCTCCTATTGTTTTACAAGTGATTATGTCCAATGGTACTCTGATTAGTATGGAATTCCAAGCATTATAATGTACTGTGTGAATCATAGCCTACAACAGTATGAACCaaaccatagaattaggaattagagtAAGCAAATCATTGAATAGGATCTCTCTGGATGATTAAACTACCTGCAGTAATCCATTTCCCTCTCAATCTGTATTATGGAGAGTCCCAGCAAACATTTCCCTCTCAATCTGTATTATGGAGAGTCCCAGCAATTCATTTCCCTCTCAATCTGTATTGTGGAGAGTCCCAACAATTCATTTCCCTCTCAATCTGTATTGTGGCGAGTTCAAGCAAATATTTCCCTCTCAATCTGTATTATGGAGAGTCCCAGCAATTAATTTCCCTCTCAATCTGTAGTGTGGAGAGTCGCAGCAATTCATTTCCCTCTCAATCTGTATTGTGGAGAGTCCCAACAATTAATTTCCCTCTCAATCTGTACTGTGGAGAGTCCCAGCAATTCATTTCCCTCTCAATCTGTATTATGGAGAGTCCCAGCAATTAATTTCCCTCTCAATCTGTATTGTGGAGAGTCCCAACAATTCATTTCCCTCTCAATCTGTATTATGGAGAGTCCCAGCAAACATTTCTAGTGGTTGTTGTGGTTTAAGTGTTGAAGCGCACTTAAAATGTTTATCAAGCACATTCATATGGATTGATAACCCCGTCTCGTGGTGCTAAACTGACATGTGGAATTTTTTTAAGATgtttatacactacatgaccaaaagtatgtggacacctgctcgtcgaacaacTAAttcctcttctgggaaggctttccactagatgttggaacattgctgatataacagcctccactcttctgggaaggctttccactagatgttggtacattgctgcggggacttgcttccattcagtcacaggTCAGGTCATTTTTGGGTCGTTTTCCATAAAGACAAATAATTCCATTAATTAGCAAAAATGCAAAAAAACGGCTAATTTGAGTCGGCTACCGTCTGCAGCTAAACGGATACCACCCGTCGCCTCGAGCAATAAATGAACGTCAATCCCACGGTTACGTCAGTGAGGCAGAACCTGCGCAGGACAGAAGGTACGGTATTGTGGCATAATGTAGTTCACCTCCTTGGTAATGAGACATCGATAGCAGCGCATGTTTTTCACACGGTGAATGGCTTTTTATTTTATGCAAGAAGTTTACGCAGAATAGTAAAGGTTCTgatatcgttttttttttttaaacactcccGCAGGGTTGAACTTTTCAGCAGTGTATTTTTGGTCCTTCGTTTTTTCCGATTTATGGATGGAATTTATTGACAACAGACAATAATCCCGCGAGCTTCTTTTATTCATGTGTGAGTATTGGAAACGTTGTTTTACATGTTTTTAACGTATTTGATGACGTAGTTAAGCTTATTCAACAGACAAAATACTGTTCAGTACTTCTTTATTGTACGGTGAAAGCATCGTAATTCACCATTTCATGATTATTTCAACCGATTTGACAACCAACATGAAATGGACATTATTTCACTCATTTTTAAGTAATATTTTATATTCCGTATTTAGGTTGACGGTAGAGAAAACAAACAACTGAATATACCTTTCAAAGTGCTGTTGATCCtattggggcggcagcgtagcctagtgtttagagcgttggactagtaaccggaaggttgcaagttcaaacccccgagctgacaaggtacacaggcagttaacccactgttcctaggccgtcattgaaaataagaatttgttcttaactgacttgcctagttaaataaaggtaaaattaaattgCAGACCGTGCATTCTACTTTCGTGCTTTGTCCTCTGTTGAATCCCGCTACATATCAGCTCAAAGTTTATTAGATAATATACTCGTCAAGAAAAATACTTCCTATTTGTTCATTTTAAGCACTGCACATTTATTTGATGGTTTGGGATAATTCTCTGCACTTTCTTCACGTGAGTGTATTCATAAATCTATGATAAAccaatgtactgtaattattcaAAACAATTATCTTTCATAAGAAATGTagttaagatacagtacatcgtACATGTACTTTGTGTGTACTTTACAGTGGctgtgtgtttactgttcagGTGTGTGCTGGTGACCGGTTACCATGGAGAAGCAGGCGGTGCAGAGGGCCAGGGAGGCTTTCCTCGCTGGGCGGTCGCGACCCCTGGAGTTCAGAGTTCAGCAgctcaagtctctccagaggatgatcacagacagacagggagagatcgCCACCGCACTCAAACAGGACATCAACAGGGTAAGCTTCAAACATAcagtagtagttcattacatgGAGCTGTGATAGTCTGAGGTCGATTGTGACACCTTCGATAAGAGCCAATTACATGAGCCTTGTAAGAATATCACAAACTATCACGCCTCTGAACTAGGAATTATGTCTTCCTCAGCAGCTTTTGAAAGTTTATAGTGTTGGGAATAACTGTACAAATACACAGATTTATACATTTAGATCATTTTGCAAAGATTTTCAGTAAGTTTACTGAATAAACCTCACCTTGCGTTCCACAGAGCCAGTACGACACCCCGCTGTTTGAGTTGATCGGCCTGGAGAATGAGATCAGCCTGGCTGTGTCGAAGCTGGCCCAGTGGGCTGCTCCTCGGCCTGTAGAGAGGAACCTCCTCACCATCTCAGACCAGGTACGCTGTGGAAGACTTATCATTGCACTCCATTAGTCCATTTACACTTAGCTACACTGTTAGAATCAAAGTTATATCTAGAACTTAAAATGGTTCTACCGCTGTctcctttgaataaccctttcaACAGAGGGTTCTGCTTGGAACTCAACAGGGTTCTGcttggaactcaaaagggttctacttggaactcaaaagggttctacttggaactcaaaagggttctacttggaattcaaaagggttctacttggaactcaaaagggttctacttggaactcaaaagggttctacttggaactcAAAAGGGATGAATAAAGTtgattgtaatgtaatgtactgtaattgaAGGCGTACATCCAGCCGGAGCCCCTGGGAGTGGTCCTCATTATCGGGGCCTGGAACTACCCCTGGGCCCTAACCCTGCAGCCCCTGGTCGGGGCTATCGCTGCAGGTACGCCccaatgaccccccccccttccctattCCTCCTTAGCTGTGTAATCTTCAgctgccccctcctctcctacttttcccaccactgtagTTGTCTTTTATTCAGCgttgtctctccatccctcactgaCACGTACACACAGCATTATCCATCTCCCTAGATGTCTGGCATTCTGCTACCACTGAGTGATGTCatcccattcacacacacacacactgttagtgaTGTcatccattcacacacacacacacacacacacacacacacacacacacacacacacacacacactgttagtgaTGTcatccattcacacacacacacacacactgttagtgaCGTcatccattcacacacacacacacacacacacacacacacacacacacacacacacacacactgttagtgaTGTcatccattcacacacacacacacacactgttagtgaCGTcatccattcacacacacacacacacacacacacacacacacacacacacacacacacacacacacacacacacacacacacacacacacacacacacactgttagtgatgtcatccatacacacacacacacacacacacacacacacacacacacacacacacacacacacacacactgttagtgaTGTCATCCCATTCACACACTGttcattctctgtctgtctgtctgtctgtctctctctctgtctctctcttactctctccctctctctctctgcaggcaaTGCAGCTGTGGTGAAGCCGTCTGAGCTGAGTGAATACTCAGCTAGTCTCCTCAAAGCTCTGCTCCCACGATATCTGGACCAGGTCCCTATTCTATTCCCCCTTGTCTGCTGTATGAGAATACTGTATGTCACCGTCCCTCAAATGGCACcccactccctatatagtgcactactttagacaagaaccctatgggtcctggtcaaaagtagtgcactatatagggaatagggtgccatttggtatatatatatacatatactgagtgtacaaaacattaggaacacctgctctttccatgacatagactgaccaggtgaaagcaaCTCAATATtcggaaggtgttcttaatgttttgtacactcagtttatgAGAGCAATCTGAGCTGAACTGTTTTTGTCCTGTGACTGTGAGCCAATAGTCAGTGATTTAGCTCCAATATTACAGCATGACCTTTATACTGCGTGTAGTATAGACAAGTCCTCTGTTGCTGTGATGTCATACACACATACTGGCTACATCCATACTGGCTACATCccgcttaaagggatagttcacagcacgcttaaagggatagttcaaagcgtgtttaaagggatagttcacagcacgcttaaagggatagttcaaagcgtgtttaaagggatagttcacagcACGCTTAAAGGGATAGTACACAGCACGCTTAAAGGGATAGTACACAGCacgcttaaagggatagttcacagcacgcttaaagggatagttcacagcACGCTTAAAGGGATAGTACACAGCacgcttaaagggatagttcacagcACGCTTAAAGGGATAGTACACAGCACGCTTAACGGGATAGTTCACAGCACGCTAAACGGGATAGTACACAGCACGCTTAACGGGATAGTTCACAGCACGCTTAACGGGATAGTTCACAGCACGCTTAACGGGATAGTTCACAGCacgcttaaagggatagttcacagcACGCTTAAAGGGATAGTACACAGCACGCTTAACGGGATAGTACACAGCACGCTTAACGGGATAGTTCACAGCACGCTTAACGGGATAGTTCACAGCACGCTTAACGGGATAGTTCACAGCACGCTTAAAGGGATAGTACACAGCacgcttaaagggatagttcacagcACGCTTAAAGGGATAGTACACAGCACGCTTAACGGGATAGTTCACAGCacgcttaaagggatagttcaaagcgtgtttaaagggatagttcacagcACGCTTAACGGGATAGTTCACAGCacgcttaaagggatagttcacagcacgcttaaagggatagttcacagcacgcttaaagggatagttcacagcacgcttaaagggatagttcacagcACGCTTAAAGGGATAGTACACAGCacgcttaaagggatagttcacagcacgcttaaagggatagttcacacagcacgcttaaagggatagttcacagcACGTTTAAATGGATAGTTCACAGCacgcttaaagggatagttcacagcACGCTTAAAGGGATCGTTCACAGCacgcttaaagggatagttcacagcacgcttaaagggatagttcacagcacgcttaaagggatagttcacagcACGCTTAAAGGGATCGTTCACAGCacgcttaaagggatagttcacagcATGTTTAAATGGATAGTTCACAGCACGCTTAAAGGGATAGTACACAGCATTCTTAATTTGCAAGCATCTTAGCACGCATCTAAGCAGCTTTGGTTCTGGGATGAACTCTCCTGTTAATTAATGTTGGGGTCTTTCCAGGAGCTGTACCCTGTAGTGTGTGGGGGCGTGTCAGAGACTCAGGAGTTGCTGCGTCAGCGTTTCGACCACGTCTTCTATACAGGGAACAGCACTGTGGGTAAACTGGTGATGGAGGCAGCAGCCCGACATCTCACCCCCGTGACCCTGGAGCTAGGAGGGAAGAGCCCCTGTTATATCGATAAGGACGTCGACCTCAGAGTCGCATGCCGGTCAGAAACCTCAATGCAGTTCATAGTAATTACATTTGGTCTGTAATACCTGTGGTCTGTAATACATGTGTTCTGTAAAACATGGTGTCAGTAATATAACAGCCATATTGTTGGTCAAGGTAACAGCCCCCCCACCTGTTGATATCAGCTGGAGATTACATAGTGAGCTAGCTTTAACAGTTAGCATCTTTGATAGGGAGTTTTGTACTAGTTAGCATCTTTGATAGGGAGTTTTGTACTAGTTAGCATCGTTGATAGGGAGTTTTGTACTAGTTAGCATCTTTGATAGGGAGTTTTGTACTAGTTAGCATCTTTGATAGGGAGTTTTGTACTAGTTAGCATCTTTGATCAGG
Encoded proteins:
- the LOC139383001 gene encoding aldehyde dehydrogenase family 3 member A2-like isoform X3 — translated: MEKQAVQRAREAFLAGRSRPLEFRVQQLKSLQRMITDRQGEIATALKQDINRSQYDTPLFELIGLENEISLAVSKLAQWAAPRPVERNLLTISDQAYIQPEPLGVVLIIGAWNYPWALTLQPLVGAIAAGNAAVVKPSELSEYSASLLKALLPRYLDQELYPVVCGGVSETQELLRQRFDHVFYTGNSTVGKLVMEAAARHLTPVTLELGGKSPCYIDKDVDLRVACRRITWGKFVNCGQTCIAPDYILCEPSIQNRVVEGIRQTLLEFYGPDPKSSPDYGRIINQRHFNRLMTLLEGYTATVGGQSDSSQRYIAPTVVKDVPPQARLMQEEIFGPLLPIVTVSDIDDAIHFINEREKPLALYVFSSNKKVIKRMLAETTSGGVTVNDVIMHYTLNSLPFGGVGQSGTGRYHGKHTFDQFSHYRACLVKSLGMEEVHMAG